The Synergistota bacterium sequence TTAACAGTAAGCGATATGGTGTATTATAATAGTTTTTAAGAAGGATGCAATTGTCATATTCAAAAGCTTTGTAGATGGATATACCATACTTGCTGATGCCGATGGTAGCAACGCTATACTTGCCGCATGGGGCACAGATGTGCCATTTGATATCGCAGAAAGAACCTATATCGCCAAGGTGGCAGAGTTTCCATGGTTATTCATAGTTAGAACAGATCTTGCATGGGGATCCTTAAATGATGTAGCCGAAGCAATTAAAGCTAACCCAGAAAATATAAAGTGGGGTTGGTTAGGTGGTACTGCAGGAGCAGATGCCCCTGTGATACAATTTATGGCTGCTTTGAAAAACAAAGGAATAGATACCTCAAAGATTAAAATGGTCACATATCCTGGCGGAAGCGACCTGGCGATAGCTGTAGCTGGCGGACATGTAGATATCGGTGTAGTGTCTTCCGTATCAGTAGGTCCTGTATACAGCGCTGGTAAAGTAAAAGTAATTGCCGTTACAGGTAAAGATAGATTCCAGA is a genomic window containing:
- a CDS encoding tripartite tricarboxylate transporter substrate-binding protein, which translates into the protein MFKSFVDGYTILADADGSNAILAAWGTDVPFDIAERTYIAKVAEFPWLFIVRTDLAWGSLNDVAEAIKANPENIKWGWLGGTAGADAPVIQFMAALKNKGIDTSKIKMVTYPGGSDLAIAVAGGHVDIGVVSSVSVGPVYSAGKVKVIAVTGKDRFQSFSNIPTTYEQGS